The proteins below come from a single Fodinicola acaciae genomic window:
- a CDS encoding MFS transporter: protein MAFSLVKQARGLTPEQRNAFLAALLGWTMDAFDYFIVVLVYDEIHKSLHVELTTVAFLTTATLAMRPVGAFVFGRWADKVGRRVPLMVDVVFYSVVGFLCAFAPNFTILLILRLLYGIGMGGEWGLGAALAMEKIPTEKRGFYSGVLQQGYAVGYLLAAVAFFVINPFLGWRGLFAFSIVPALIALYLRVKVRESEAWERTRERVRQTNVTPGRVFLNPAVLRRFVYLVLLMTAFNWMSHGTQDIYPTFLKEGLHFTANQSILVAIIYNVGAICGGTLLGGLSERFGRRRTIIVAALFGLPIVPLFALSTTLGALALGAFLMQFVVQGAWGVIPAHLTELSPDEIRGFYPGVTYQLGNLIAALNLPIQQALATSHGYPFALIVTIVPVLLAVVLLAAVGKEARGVSFGSGAADPSQVTPKSAT from the coding sequence GTGGCCTTTTCTCTCGTCAAGCAGGCCCGCGGGCTGACCCCCGAACAGCGCAACGCCTTCCTGGCCGCCTTGCTCGGCTGGACGATGGACGCGTTCGACTATTTCATCGTGGTGCTCGTCTACGACGAGATCCACAAGTCGCTGCACGTCGAGCTGACGACCGTCGCCTTCCTGACTACGGCGACACTGGCCATGCGACCGGTCGGCGCGTTCGTTTTTGGTCGTTGGGCTGACAAAGTCGGCCGGCGCGTACCGCTGATGGTCGACGTCGTGTTCTATTCGGTCGTCGGTTTTCTCTGTGCTTTCGCGCCAAACTTCACCATCCTGTTGATCCTGCGGCTGCTCTACGGCATCGGTATGGGTGGCGAGTGGGGTCTTGGCGCGGCGCTGGCGATGGAGAAGATTCCCACCGAGAAAAGGGGTTTCTACTCCGGCGTGCTGCAGCAGGGCTACGCGGTCGGCTATCTGCTGGCGGCGGTGGCGTTCTTCGTCATCAACCCGTTCCTCGGCTGGCGTGGACTTTTCGCCTTCAGCATCGTCCCCGCGCTGATCGCGCTCTACCTGCGGGTGAAGGTCAGGGAGAGCGAGGCGTGGGAACGTACGCGGGAGCGCGTACGCCAGACCAACGTCACCCCCGGCCGGGTCTTCCTCAACCCGGCAGTGTTGCGGCGCTTCGTCTATCTGGTCCTGCTGATGACGGCGTTCAACTGGATGAGCCACGGCACGCAGGACATTTATCCGACCTTTCTCAAGGAAGGCCTGCATTTCACCGCAAACCAGTCGATCCTGGTCGCGATCATCTACAACGTCGGCGCGATCTGCGGCGGTACGCTGCTCGGCGGCCTGTCCGAGCGCTTCGGCCGGCGCCGTACGATCATCGTCGCCGCGTTGTTCGGCCTGCCGATCGTGCCGCTGTTCGCGCTCTCCACCACTCTCGGCGCGCTCGCGCTCGGTGCCTTCCTGATGCAGTTCGTCGTGCAGGGTGCCTGGGGCGTCATCCCGGCTCACCTGACCGAACTGAGCCCCGACGAGATTCGCGGCTTTTATCCTGGTGTGACCTATCAACTGGGGAATTTGATCGCGGCGCTCAACCTGCCGATCCAGCAGGCATTAGCCACGTCTCATGGGTACCCGTTTGCTCTGATCGTTACGATCGTTCCGGTACTGCTGGCGGTGGTGTTGCTGGCGGCCGTCGGCAAGGAGGCCCGCGGCGTCAGTTTCGGGTCCGGTGCGGCCGATCCTTCGCAGGTCACGCCAAAGTCGGCCACCTGA
- a CDS encoding putative glycolipid-binding domain-containing protein codes for MATILWRGDRFSSSEYCEMAINGSGHRLNGVVLIPIDGRPAHLRYRIETDYGWRTRSVAIVSEHHPPLSMFATEDGHWWVDGEDTPAFDGCVDADLGFSPIGKSFPIRRLIRGHPDDMGLRADLNVVVLRFPEMKLTMQQQSYVRIGMDRWRYSADGFSADIDVDTNGFVKRFGDLWTAVANA; via the coding sequence ATGGCGACGATCCTGTGGCGCGGCGATCGCTTCTCGAGCAGTGAATACTGCGAGATGGCGATCAACGGCAGCGGCCACCGGCTCAACGGCGTCGTCCTGATCCCCATCGACGGCAGGCCGGCGCACCTGCGCTATCGGATCGAGACCGACTACGGCTGGCGTACGCGCTCGGTCGCGATCGTCTCCGAGCACCACCCGCCGCTGTCGATGTTCGCGACCGAAGACGGCCACTGGTGGGTCGACGGCGAGGACACCCCGGCCTTCGACGGCTGCGTGGACGCCGACCTCGGCTTCTCACCGATCGGCAAGTCGTTCCCGATCCGCCGGCTGATCCGCGGCCACCCCGACGACATGGGCCTGCGCGCCGACCTCAACGTCGTCGTGCTGCGGTTTCCGGAGATGAAGCTGACGATGCAACAACAGTCGTACGTCCGGATCGGCATGGACCGCTGGCGCTACTCCGCCGACGGCTTCAGCGCCGACATCGACGTCGACACCAACGGCTTCGTCAAGCGCTTCGGCGACCTCTGGACCGCTGTCGCCAACGCCTGA
- a CDS encoding alpha/beta hydrolase has product MHRIGTTLATIVAASALLMTAACGSAPKPVASPSPSYVKLPDLTDRSGHPLPAPQCLLAGEGKPEVANLPSGGSALVLVLGSGPKGVVLGPQSDGDICQWMPYARKLVKLGYHVAIYEWASPYKEIVASAYDTLRKAGATSIVLMGASQGAATSLAYAADMKPPAAGVISLGGELNLNTEAVQTTTLIARFKGPLLLITTENDGYAPAADTRKLADAHPGAEQVLILSGSDHGVALLTDNHAAQVTGAIETFLNTLK; this is encoded by the coding sequence GTGCACAGGATCGGAACGACCTTAGCGACCATCGTCGCAGCATCCGCGCTGCTCATGACCGCCGCCTGCGGCTCGGCTCCGAAGCCGGTCGCCTCCCCCAGCCCGTCGTACGTGAAACTGCCAGACCTGACGGACCGGAGCGGCCACCCGCTGCCGGCGCCGCAGTGCCTGCTGGCCGGCGAAGGCAAGCCGGAGGTGGCCAACCTGCCGTCCGGCGGGAGCGCGCTGGTGCTGGTGCTGGGCAGCGGCCCGAAAGGGGTCGTGCTCGGTCCGCAGAGCGACGGCGACATCTGCCAGTGGATGCCGTACGCGCGCAAGCTGGTCAAGCTCGGCTATCACGTGGCGATCTACGAGTGGGCCTCGCCGTACAAGGAGATCGTCGCCAGCGCGTACGACACGCTGCGCAAGGCCGGCGCGACCTCGATCGTGCTGATGGGCGCATCGCAAGGTGCCGCGACCTCGCTCGCGTACGCGGCGGACATGAAGCCGCCGGCGGCCGGTGTCATCTCGCTCGGCGGCGAGCTCAACCTGAACACCGAGGCCGTCCAGACGACCACGCTGATCGCGCGGTTCAAAGGCCCGTTGCTGTTGATCACCACGGAAAACGACGGCTACGCGCCGGCCGCGGACACTCGCAAGCTCGCCGACGCGCATCCCGGCGCCGAGCAGGTGCTGATCCTGTCCGGCTCCGACCACGGCGTCGCGCTGCTGACCGACAACCACGCCGCGCAGGTCACCGGCGCGATCGAGACCTTCCTCAATACACTTAAATAA
- the guaA gene encoding glutamine-hydrolyzing GMP synthase, protein MTSQPTDRPVLVVDFGAQYAQLIARRVREARVYSEIVPHTMPVADMLARRPAAIILSGGPSSVYADGAPSLDPALFDTGIPTFGICYGFQAIALALGGTVAHTDSREYGRTALSVSAGDSALFHGLPPLQSVWMSHGDAVTEAPAGFRVIASTDRVPVAAFEDTDRAIAGVQFHPEVLHSEHGQAVLEHFLYEVADIRPQWTTASIVAEQVESIRAQVGDKRAICALSGGVDSAVAAALVQRAIGDRLTCVFVDHGLLRAGEAEQVERDFVAVTGVRLKVVDASERFLSALAEVSDPEDKRKIIGREFIRVFEQAAREVVDEAGASGDTVEFLVQGTLYPDVVESGGGTGTANIKSHHNVGGLPEDLQFALVEPLRTLFKDEVRKVGLELGLPEAMIWRQPFPGPGLAIRIVGAVTADRLSLLRQADAIARAELTAAGLDREIWQCPVVLLADVRSVGVQGDGRTYGHPIVLRPVSSEDAMTADWTRLPYEVLARISTRITNEVAGVNRVVLDVTSKPPGTIEWE, encoded by the coding sequence GTGACCAGCCAGCCGACCGACCGACCGGTCCTCGTCGTCGACTTCGGCGCGCAGTACGCGCAGCTGATCGCTCGTCGAGTCCGCGAGGCGCGGGTCTACTCCGAGATCGTCCCCCACACGATGCCGGTCGCCGACATGCTGGCCCGCCGGCCGGCGGCGATCATCCTGTCCGGCGGGCCGTCCAGTGTGTACGCCGACGGCGCGCCGAGCCTCGACCCGGCGCTGTTCGACACCGGCATACCGACTTTTGGCATCTGCTATGGCTTTCAGGCGATCGCGCTGGCGCTCGGCGGCACCGTCGCGCACACCGACAGCCGGGAGTACGGCCGGACGGCGCTGAGTGTCAGCGCCGGCGACTCGGCGCTGTTCCACGGCCTGCCACCGCTGCAGTCGGTGTGGATGAGCCACGGCGACGCGGTGACCGAGGCGCCGGCCGGCTTCCGCGTCATCGCCTCGACCGACCGCGTGCCGGTGGCGGCGTTCGAAGACACCGACCGCGCGATCGCCGGCGTGCAGTTTCACCCCGAGGTGCTGCACTCCGAGCACGGCCAGGCGGTGCTGGAGCACTTTCTCTACGAGGTGGCCGACATCCGTCCACAGTGGACGACCGCGTCGATCGTGGCCGAGCAGGTCGAGTCGATCCGCGCCCAGGTCGGCGACAAGCGGGCGATCTGCGCGCTGTCCGGCGGCGTCGACTCGGCGGTCGCGGCCGCGCTCGTACAACGCGCGATCGGCGATCGCCTGACGTGTGTTTTCGTCGACCACGGCCTGCTGCGCGCCGGTGAAGCCGAGCAGGTGGAGCGCGATTTCGTTGCGGTGACTGGCGTACGGCTGAAGGTCGTGGACGCGAGCGAACGGTTTCTGTCGGCGCTGGCGGAGGTTTCCGACCCTGAGGACAAGCGCAAGATCATCGGCCGCGAGTTCATCCGGGTTTTCGAGCAGGCCGCGCGCGAGGTCGTCGACGAGGCCGGCGCGTCCGGTGACACGGTCGAGTTTTTGGTGCAGGGGACGCTTTATCCGGACGTGGTGGAGTCCGGCGGCGGCACCGGCACAGCCAACATCAAGAGCCACCACAACGTCGGCGGCCTGCCGGAGGACCTGCAGTTCGCGCTGGTGGAGCCGCTGCGGACGCTGTTCAAGGACGAGGTGCGCAAGGTCGGCCTGGAGCTCGGCCTGCCGGAGGCGATGATCTGGCGGCAGCCCTTCCCCGGCCCCGGCCTGGCGATCCGGATCGTCGGCGCGGTGACCGCCGACCGGCTTTCGTTGCTGCGCCAGGCCGACGCGATCGCGCGCGCCGAGCTGACCGCGGCCGGCCTGGACCGCGAGATCTGGCAGTGTCCGGTGGTGCTGCTGGCCGACGTACGCTCGGTCGGCGTGCAGGGTGACGGCCGCACGTACGGCCATCCGATCGTGTTGCGGCCGGTGTCCAGCGAGGACGCGATGACCGCCGACTGGACGCGGCTGCCGTACGAGGTGCTGGCGCGGATCTCCACGCGGATCACCAACGAGGTGGCCGGCGTCAACCGGGTCGTCCTGGACGTGACCAGCAAACCGCCAGGCACCATCGAGTGGGAGTAG
- a CDS encoding ABC transporter ATP-binding protein: MRTFPHADAGRPPLSSPAVFLLWMWRKQAAISAGGMTWGVLWMASAAAMPLALGKAIDTGLAAHDPAALAFWVGLLAVSGVIQTATGTMRHRFAVSSWLSAAYRVEQLVVEHAARLGAVLPRRISTGEVVAVTASDMEHIGDAYEVSNRTAGAVLVFAGVAALMIVTTPVLGIVVVVGTPILMLIVGPMMRPLERRQAEQRKLFGETTTIASDTVTGLRILRGIGGEDLVVRNYKTASQKVRQAGVRVARVASMMEAAQILLPGLFAIMIAWLGARLALDRQISAGQLVSAYAYAAFLVLPLRTFAEMAEVLTKAVVAAKRIIAVLRLDRDIVSPADPLPMPDPATATLADALSGAEFKPGLRTAVVCERRADADALAERLARYVDADVRFGGVPLAELELAAVRAAILLADPHPHMFSGPLAEELDPTGQASRAAIEAAVGVADAEDVVEALPDGLDTEVIEQGRFFSGGQRQRLVLARSLVADPDVLILLEPTSAVDAHTESRIAGRLTAARAGRTTIVFSTSPLLAGAADEVVFLPDGGKTSATGNHHALLRQNSAYRAVVTRGTS, from the coding sequence GTGCGCACCTTCCCCCACGCCGACGCCGGCCGGCCGCCGCTGAGCTCGCCGGCGGTTTTTCTGTTGTGGATGTGGCGCAAACAGGCGGCGATCTCGGCCGGCGGGATGACCTGGGGTGTGCTCTGGATGGCGTCGGCGGCGGCGATGCCGCTGGCGCTCGGCAAGGCGATCGACACCGGCCTTGCCGCGCACGATCCGGCCGCGCTGGCGTTCTGGGTCGGCCTGCTGGCGGTGAGCGGGGTGATCCAGACGGCGACCGGCACGATGCGGCACCGGTTCGCGGTGTCCAGCTGGCTGTCCGCCGCCTACCGGGTCGAGCAGCTGGTCGTCGAGCACGCGGCACGGCTCGGTGCGGTGCTGCCGAGGCGGATCTCCACCGGTGAGGTGGTGGCCGTCACCGCCTCCGACATGGAACACATCGGCGACGCGTACGAGGTGTCCAACCGGACGGCCGGCGCGGTGCTGGTCTTCGCCGGGGTCGCCGCGCTGATGATCGTCACCACGCCGGTGCTGGGCATCGTGGTGGTCGTCGGCACGCCCATCCTGATGCTCATCGTCGGCCCGATGATGCGGCCACTGGAGCGCCGGCAGGCCGAACAGCGCAAACTTTTCGGCGAAACAACGACAATCGCCTCCGACACGGTGACGGGCCTGCGGATCCTGCGCGGCATCGGCGGCGAGGATTTGGTCGTACGCAACTACAAAACGGCCTCGCAGAAGGTGCGACAGGCCGGCGTACGGGTGGCCAGGGTCGCGTCGATGATGGAAGCGGCGCAGATCCTGCTGCCGGGACTTTTCGCCATCATGATCGCCTGGCTCGGCGCGCGGCTCGCGCTCGACCGCCAGATCAGCGCCGGCCAACTGGTCAGCGCGTACGCGTATGCCGCCTTCCTGGTCCTGCCGCTGCGCACTTTCGCGGAAATGGCAGAGGTTCTCACCAAGGCGGTGGTCGCGGCCAAGCGGATCATCGCGGTGCTGCGGCTGGATCGCGACATCGTCTCGCCGGCGGATCCGTTGCCGATGCCGGATCCGGCGACCGCGACGCTCGCGGATGCCTTGTCCGGAGCGGAATTCAAGCCGGGGCTGCGCACCGCGGTGGTGTGCGAGCGGCGCGCCGACGCGGACGCGTTGGCCGAGCGGCTGGCGCGTTACGTCGACGCCGACGTACGTTTCGGCGGCGTGCCGCTGGCCGAGCTGGAGCTTGCCGCCGTACGCGCCGCGATCCTGCTCGCCGATCCGCATCCGCACATGTTTTCCGGTCCACTGGCCGAAGAACTCGACCCGACCGGCCAGGCGAGCCGCGCCGCCATCGAGGCGGCTGTCGGCGTCGCCGACGCCGAGGACGTGGTCGAGGCACTGCCGGACGGCCTGGACACCGAGGTCATCGAGCAGGGCCGGTTTTTCTCCGGCGGGCAGCGGCAGCGGCTGGTGCTGGCGCGGTCGCTGGTCGCCGACCCTGACGTGCTGATCCTCCTGGAGCCGACCAGCGCGGTCGACGCGCACACCGAAAGCCGGATCGCCGGCCGGCTGACGGCGGCGCGCGCCGGCCGTACGACCATCGTCTTCAGCACGAGTCCGCTGCTGGCCGGCGCCGCCGACGAGGTGGTTTTCCTGCCGGATGGCGGAAAAACCTCCGCGACCGGCAACCATCACGCGCTGTTGCGGCAAAACTCCGCCTATCGCGCGGTCGTCACCCGAGGGACCTCATGA
- the xylB gene encoding xylulokinase translates to MTLVAGVDSSTQSTKVVVVDAADGRIVRTGGAPHPDGTEVSPQAWWQAFTTAVGDGLLDGVEAIAVAAQQHGMVTLDAAGEVVRPALLWNDLRSAPAAADLIAELGGPDRWAAATGSVPVASFTVTKLRWLRRHQPELADRVAAVLLPHDWLTMRLSGGERVTDRGDASGTGYFDPATSTYRPEILELAFGSRPEVPRLAAPGEAVGRTPQGAVIGAGTGDNMGAALGLGLRTGDVVVSIGTSGTVFAVAEHPTADASGAVAGFADATGRYLPLVCTLNAARVLGAGRELLGVEPAEFDALALAGPSGAGGLTLVPYLEGERTPNLPSASGRLVGLRLANTTREHLARAFVEGMLCGLADGLDALRAQGVRPGRVLLTGGAARSAAVQRIAGELFDVPVEVPEPAEYVAVGAARQAAWALSGAEAPPDWTIQSRAVEATAGAAGEVRAAYAAARDHLAAELPD, encoded by the coding sequence GTGACGCTGGTAGCCGGTGTCGACAGCTCCACCCAGTCGACCAAGGTCGTCGTGGTCGACGCCGCCGACGGCCGGATCGTCCGCACCGGCGGCGCGCCGCATCCGGACGGCACCGAGGTGAGCCCGCAGGCCTGGTGGCAGGCGTTCACGACCGCGGTCGGCGACGGCCTGCTCGACGGCGTCGAGGCGATCGCGGTGGCGGCGCAGCAGCACGGCATGGTCACGCTCGACGCGGCCGGCGAGGTGGTACGCCCGGCGCTGCTCTGGAACGACCTGCGCTCCGCGCCCGCGGCGGCCGACCTGATCGCCGAGCTCGGCGGTCCCGACAGGTGGGCCGCCGCGACCGGGTCCGTACCGGTGGCCAGCTTCACCGTCACCAAGCTGCGCTGGCTGCGCCGCCACCAGCCGGAGCTGGCCGACCGGGTCGCCGCGGTGCTGCTGCCGCACGACTGGCTCACCATGCGGCTGAGCGGCGGCGAGCGGGTCACCGACCGCGGGGACGCCTCCGGCACCGGCTATTTCGATCCCGCGACCTCGACCTACCGGCCGGAGATCCTGGAGCTCGCCTTCGGCAGCCGGCCGGAGGTGCCGCGGCTGGCCGCGCCAGGCGAGGCGGTCGGCCGTACGCCCCAAGGCGCGGTGATCGGCGCCGGCACCGGCGACAACATGGGCGCTGCGCTGGGGCTTGGCCTGCGCACTGGCGACGTCGTCGTCTCCATCGGCACTTCCGGCACGGTGTTCGCGGTCGCCGAGCATCCCACCGCTGACGCGTCCGGCGCGGTGGCCGGCTTCGCCGACGCGACGGGCCGCTATCTGCCACTGGTCTGCACGCTCAACGCGGCGCGCGTGCTCGGCGCCGGCCGCGAGCTGCTCGGCGTCGAGCCGGCCGAGTTCGACGCGCTGGCGCTGGCCGGCCCGTCCGGCGCCGGAGGCCTGACCCTGGTGCCGTATCTGGAAGGCGAACGCACGCCCAACCTGCCGTCCGCCTCCGGCCGGCTGGTCGGGCTGCGGCTGGCGAACACGACACGCGAACATCTGGCGCGTGCGTTCGTGGAGGGGATGCTGTGCGGCCTCGCCGATGGTCTGGACGCGTTGCGTGCGCAGGGCGTACGGCCTGGTCGCGTGCTGCTGACCGGAGGTGCCGCGCGGTCGGCGGCCGTACAGCGGATCGCCGGCGAGCTGTTCGACGTACCGGTCGAGGTGCCCGAGCCGGCCGAGTACGTGGCGGTGGGCGCGGCGCGGCAGGCCGCGTGGGCCTTGTCCGGCGCCGAGGCGCCGCCGGACTGGACCATCCAGTCGCGTGCCGTCGAGGCGACGGCCGGTGCCGCCGGCGAGGTGCGGGCCGCGTACGCGGCGGCGCGCGACCACCTGGCCGCTGAGTTGCCGGACTGA
- a CDS encoding CDP-alcohol phosphatidyltransferase family protein, translated as MQARPWRRGTVDRPRPLGRRWRRGLRQGGVLARRVLIRRPGSGRAFSWNFMSPRGRSTVLERAADAAVEAPPSKPKKVLPEADAPVVVPLLPGPQTLTRKISFLAVTACSIASLVFGTSAVLVAFNGLPRLAAMLLIGSVICDGLDGPMARKFGVATPFGAQLDSLVDMCSFGVAAPVICYVWLTQAGAPVLLVGPACLAVAAGAALRLARFNVSPKNSAYFCGVPTTLAAGILAVFALLVQHPASMWWLSLLVMMLAILMVSTFPYAKLARVLRLPPWLWLAVVAGAVLVDVTVTFIALVTVYLVSGPVLWMRQHHQRAAAAR; from the coding sequence GTGCAAGCACGACCCTGGCGTCGGGGCACCGTCGACCGTCCCCGACCACTGGGCCGGCGGTGGCGGCGGGGGCTGCGTCAAGGCGGCGTACTGGCGCGGCGGGTGCTGATCCGCCGGCCGGGCTCCGGACGTGCGTTCAGCTGGAACTTCATGTCACCGCGCGGCCGCTCGACGGTCCTCGAACGTGCCGCGGACGCGGCCGTGGAGGCGCCGCCGAGCAAGCCGAAGAAGGTGCTGCCGGAGGCCGATGCGCCGGTGGTCGTACCACTGCTTCCCGGGCCACAGACGCTGACCCGCAAGATCAGCTTCCTGGCCGTCACGGCCTGCTCGATCGCCAGCCTGGTCTTCGGTACGAGCGCCGTGCTGGTCGCCTTCAACGGCCTGCCGCGGCTCGCCGCGATGCTGCTGATCGGCTCGGTCATCTGCGACGGTCTGGACGGGCCGATGGCGCGCAAGTTCGGCGTCGCGACGCCGTTCGGTGCACAGCTGGACTCGCTGGTCGACATGTGCTCCTTCGGCGTGGCCGCGCCGGTGATCTGCTACGTGTGGCTGACCCAGGCCGGCGCGCCGGTCCTCCTGGTCGGCCCGGCCTGCCTGGCCGTCGCCGCCGGTGCGGCGCTGCGGCTGGCCAGGTTCAACGTGTCGCCGAAGAACTCGGCGTACTTCTGCGGCGTACCGACCACCCTGGCCGCCGGCATCCTCGCCGTCTTCGCGCTGCTGGTGCAGCACCCGGCGTCGATGTGGTGGCTGTCGCTGCTGGTCATGATGCTGGCGATCCTGATGGTCAGCACGTTCCCGTACGCGAAGCTGGCGCGCGTACTGCGGCTGCCGCCGTGGCTGTGGCTGGCGGTCGTGGCCGGCGCGGTGCTGGTGGATGTCACGGTGACGTTCATCGCGCTGGTGACGGTGTATCTGGTGTCAGGTCCGGTGCTCTGGATGCGGCAGCACCACCAACGCGCTGCCGCCGCTCGCTAG
- a CDS encoding ABC transporter ATP-binding protein yields MSHILPVASTVDTRRYAAGLFRRHPRAIAGMLALHALAAIAGLAGPRLLGALVDGVSTGITQIGIDLIALLGAAFLLTQTALVRFATYFSSSLGEKVLAELREEFVERVTELPLSTVEKAGSGDLLTRATTDVGSLNRVIRWGVPEVMVAAVTTVLTVAAAALAGWHILLPCLLVLPLLSVSTRWYLKRAPSAYLKERELYARLLAGVHETVDGARTVEELRLDRRRIRRSEKDIRNAFDIEKYTLGLRTRFYPAVELTFLAPVVIALAWGGWLYARGLASLGAVTAVTLYVIALADPLDRLISWLDEVQVGAASLARLVGVAQSRAPRAVGGPEPTNERIRLSAVHFAYDSGRDVLHGVDLDLRPGERLAVVGPSGAGKSTIGRLLAGIARPRSGEVTVGGVPIADLPPDRLRAHVALVTQEHHVFVGTVADNLRLAAPEATDDELRSALRAVDADTWVDALPDGIRTTVGSGEQTLEPGQAQQLALARLVLADPHTLVLDEATSLMDPTAARHLEQSLAAVMRGRTVVAIAHRLQTAHDADRVAVVEDGRISEIGSHRELIAAGGSYAALWRSWQDAE; encoded by the coding sequence ATGAGCCACATCCTGCCGGTCGCGTCCACTGTGGACACTCGGCGGTACGCGGCCGGACTGTTTCGCCGCCATCCGCGGGCGATCGCCGGCATGCTGGCCCTGCACGCCCTGGCCGCGATCGCCGGGCTGGCCGGGCCACGGCTGCTCGGCGCGCTGGTCGACGGTGTCAGCACCGGCATCACGCAGATCGGCATCGACCTCATCGCGCTGCTGGGTGCCGCGTTTCTGCTGACGCAGACCGCACTCGTCCGCTTCGCGACCTATTTTTCCTCGTCACTGGGGGAAAAGGTGTTGGCGGAGCTGCGAGAGGAGTTCGTCGAGCGGGTCACCGAGCTGCCACTGTCCACTGTGGAGAAAGCCGGCTCCGGTGACCTGCTGACCCGCGCGACCACCGATGTCGGGTCGCTCAACCGAGTGATCCGGTGGGGTGTGCCCGAGGTGATGGTCGCGGCCGTGACGACGGTCCTCACCGTGGCGGCCGCCGCGTTGGCCGGCTGGCACATTCTGTTGCCGTGCCTGTTGGTGCTGCCGCTGCTGTCGGTCTCCACGCGGTGGTATCTGAAGCGCGCTCCGTCGGCATATCTCAAAGAACGCGAGCTCTACGCCAGGCTTCTGGCCGGAGTCCACGAAACCGTCGACGGCGCGCGTACGGTCGAGGAGCTGCGGCTCGACCGCCGGCGGATCCGCCGCTCCGAGAAGGACATCCGAAACGCTTTCGACATCGAGAAATACACGCTCGGCCTGCGCACCCGCTTCTATCCGGCGGTCGAGCTCACCTTCCTCGCGCCGGTCGTCATCGCACTGGCCTGGGGCGGTTGGCTGTACGCGCGGGGCCTGGCCAGCCTCGGCGCGGTGACCGCGGTGACGTTGTACGTGATCGCGCTGGCCGACCCGCTCGACCGGCTGATCTCCTGGCTCGACGAGGTGCAGGTCGGTGCGGCTTCGCTGGCGCGGCTGGTCGGCGTCGCACAGTCGCGCGCGCCGCGAGCCGTCGGCGGTCCCGAGCCAACCAACGAGCGGATCCGGCTCTCCGCCGTACATTTCGCGTACGACTCCGGCCGTGACGTGTTGCACGGCGTCGATCTCGACCTGCGGCCCGGCGAACGGCTCGCCGTGGTCGGTCCGAGCGGCGCCGGCAAGTCCACCATCGGCCGGCTGCTGGCCGGCATCGCACGACCGCGCTCCGGCGAGGTGACCGTCGGCGGCGTACCGATCGCCGACCTGCCACCGGACCGGCTGCGCGCACACGTCGCGTTGGTGACGCAGGAACATCACGTGTTCGTCGGTACGGTCGCGGACAACCTACGGCTGGCCGCGCCGGAGGCGACCGACGACGAGCTGCGGAGTGCCCTGCGCGCCGTCGACGCCGACACCTGGGTCGACGCACTGCCAGACGGCATCCGGACGACGGTCGGCTCCGGTGAGCAGACGCTGGAGCCCGGACAGGCGCAGCAGCTCGCGCTGGCGCGGCTGGTGCTCGCCGACCCGCACACGCTGGTGCTGGACGAGGCGACGTCGCTGATGGACCCGACCGCGGCGCGGCACCTGGAACAGTCGCTGGCTGCGGTCATGCGCGGCCGCACGGTCGTCGCCATCGCGCACCGGCTGCAGACCGCGCACGACGCCGACCGGGTCGCGGTCGTGGAGGACGGCCGGATCAGCGAGATCGGCAGCCACCGGGAGTTGATCGCCGCCGGCGGCTCGTACGCGGCCCTCTGGCGTTCCTGGCAGGACGCTGAGTAG